GTGTTCTCCTGTAAGGGGCGTGTGCAACTTGGATGACCTTAGAGTACGCCCTCTAAAGCGCCTGGATAATCGTAAAACCCCTTGTGCCTTGGGTTTGATCCGGGCTACGGAGGTGATGGAAAGCCTACCTTCTGGTACGGTTCTCGAGCTCCTTTCCCGGGATGTCTATGCCCCTTATGAGGTACCTGCGTGGGCCTTGAAGTATGGCTACCGGCTTCTCAAGCATGAGAGGCGGGGATTTTTCCCCTTTCGTTACCATCGCTTTTGGGTAGAGAAACCATGAGGGTGAGGTTGGCGATTCGCAGGATGAATTCTGGGGGCGGTTCCTACTGGGCCCGGTATACTTTGGAGGCTGAACCGCGGGAACGAGTGCTGGATCTTCTGCTGAGGGTCAAAAGCGAGATAGACGGTACCCTAAGTTTCCGTTACTCCTGCGGTCAGGGTGTCTGTGGGTCGGATGCCATGACCATCAACGGACGAAACCGCCTGGCTTGTAAAACCCTGGTTGTGGCTCTTCAGGAGGGACGTCACGCTGCCCTTAATCTGGTGCGAAGCTTGCACGGGAAAGAACCTTTGCCCTTCCGGTACCGAGATCGTGGGCAGCTGGCGGTGATCGGGCGCAACCAAGCCGTGGCCCAGATAGCAGGGATGGACCTTTCAGGCTTTCCCGCCTGGCTCCTTTGGGCCCTGATACACCTAACGGAACTGGCAGGTTTTCGCAACCGGCTCCTGGTCCTTTTAGACTGGGCCTACTCGTATTTCTTCCGGGAGCCGGGGGTGCGGATTCTCCCGCAAGGGCCGGTGTCCAGAATACCAGCCCTTATGGAACCCCTTAACTCGCCAGTTCCGCCTCGGAGTGGGCGAGGAGAGCCGTCTTGAACCGCTGGACAACACCTTCAGTAGGCCGGTTTTCCTTCAGGGTGGTGAGAAGTTCTGCCAGAAGTTCCCTTAGGAGTCTGTGCTCGAGAAGCCGTTCCTTTAACTTTCCTGGGGACAGGGTGGGGTAGTAAAGGGTTTCCTCCTTGGCGATGTGTTCTTCCAGTTTTCGAGCTAAGGCCTCCGCCGCTTCCCTAGAGGGAAGGGCCTCGAGGAGGGTCAGGAGGCGTTTGTGGTCCTGGGCCAGGGTTTCAGAGGAAACCCCTAAGGTAATCAGGAGGGCCCTCGCCCCCTCGGGGGCCTTCAGGATAAGCCTGCCCCGGTAAAGGCGGGCTATTTCTCCAGCCTCCAACTCAAAGGCCTTCCTCCAAAAGAGGAGCCGCAGCCTTCCCCTAAGGGGGGCCAGGAGGACGTCCTCACCCCTTTTGACCTCCAGGGAAACCTCTTTTCCTGGTTCCAAGTCTAGGATCCGGAGCCTGCCTCCGGGACGTATCAGGAGCTTGCCTTGAAAAAGGGTTACCATAAGTCTCCTTTCAAAACACCCCCTTTGTTAACTTCCTTTGCACCTCGGCATGATCGGCTTCCTTTGGTGGTGGGGCCACCACCTGGAAGAGGACCATCTTGGTGGTGGCACGGATCCCCCGCCGGGTTCCTTTGGGCACCAAGGCGACGCTACCTGGGGCAAGTTCGATTTCCCTTTCCTCTACTACCAGCCATCCCCTTCCTCTGAGGACCAAAAGGGCCAGGTCTACACCAGGGGTGTGCAGGGGAATGAACTGCCCGGGAAGAAAAGCGGTGAGTAGGGCTTTAAGGTGTGCTCCCTCTCCAAGGGGGATGGCGTTAAAGCGTTCCTTGTCATAGGAAACGAGTTTCCCGTACTGGGGTTGGAAGGAGAAATCGCCTGCAGCCATAAATCCAGGCTAGGTTGGTAGGGACATCTTGTCCATGACCCGGGTCATACCGGAAGTCCGTTCGCAGGAGCCAGGTGCCTCCTACCGTTCTCAGCGATGGAATCCGCGATTGGGGCACCCAAGGGCTAAGCCCTCGCGGCCCAAGGGATCCAAAAGGGATGGGGGCTTTGCCAAAAGGTCTACGGGTCTCCCACGAAGCTTCGCCCGGAAAGGGCGTAATGCCAAGGCCCCAGCACATCCTTTCTGCACGGTATACGGTATAGCGAAACGGCATCACTTTATGAGGTCTGCGAGGGCCTGGGGATCCGGAATCTCCACCTGCCGTCCCTTAAGCCGGATGAGGCCCTGGCGGTAGAGTTGCCCTAGGTTGCGAGAAACGGCCTCGGGGATGGTACCCAAAAGGGCAGCCAGCTCGGGATTGGTGGGGAGGGTAAACCCCTGTCCTTCCTGCTGGAGGCGCTCTAGAAGGTACTCGCCGAGCCTTTCCCGCACCTCATGGAAAACCAGACGGTCCAAAAGGTGCAGTAGCTGCCCCTGGCGACGGGCCAGGTAGCGGATCAAGGCCCGGGCCAAGGGGGGACGGGCCTCCACCAGCTGGAAGAAGCGCTCCTTGGGGATGACCAGGACCTGGCTTTCCTCCAGGGCCTCGGCGCTGGCGGGGTAGGTGGGCCGGTCCAGGAATAGGGCTACCTCGGCCAGGACCCGCCCCGGTCCTTCCAGGTGCAACACCACCTGCTTGCGTCCTTCTGGGTCCAGCTTGTACACCTTAATCAAGCCCTTCTCCACCACGAAGAGGGCGTGTACGGGCTCCCCCTCCAGGAAGAGCATCTCGCCCCGTTTCAACTGCCTAGCCCAGGCTTCCTGCCCTATGGCTTCAAGGTCCTGATAAGCCAAATCCCGGAAAAGGGGAACCTGTTTAAGATCCATCCCTACCCCTTTAGAAGGCTCAAGCGCTTTTGGGCTTCTTCTAGATAAGGCTCCAGCTTTAGGGCCCGGGCATAGGCTTCTTTAGCTACCTCTACGTAGCCTAAAGCCTCGGCCAGCTCGCCCAACCGGAGGAGTCCGGAAAGGGCCCGGTCCTGAAGATAACTCCTCTCCGCCTCCGCCCATTCCCCGTAGGGATCATCCCCGAAGAGGGGGCCCTTGTAGAGATCCAGGGCCTGCCTGAGGGTTTTGAAGGCGGAGAGTCCTTCCTCCAGATCGGCCTTGCGCATGAGTTCCTCAAAGCGCTCAAAGTCCAGGAAGCGGTCCTCGGGAAGCCTAAGCCGGTAGTAGTCCCCTTCGCGCTCCACGATGCCGGGGAGGGTTTTGCGAATGTGGTAGATCTGTGTGTACAACTCCTGCCGTGCCCGGTCCGGCGGCAGTTCGGGCCAGAGGGTTTCGCAGATGTCCTCCATGTAAAGGGCCCGGTCCTTGTTGGCTAATAGATACTTGAAAAGCTGGAACGCCCCGCTTCGCCCAAAGCTTTTGGGAGTCAGTGCCTTTCCACGGTACCTTAGGCGGAACTGCCCCAGGGCGTAGATCTCCAGCTCCGGGGCCTGGGCCTTTTCCTGGAACAAGGAGGGGAAGAGAAAGGGGGTCGCCAGGCGGGAAAACCAAAGGGCGGGAGCGGCTGGGCGGGTGGCGGGTTTGGGAGGGTGGGCGTGGAACAGGGTAACCATGGCCACCACTTCCCCCCGGGCCCAAAGGGGAAGGCAGGTCCTGGGACGTCCCTGGGCCTCTGGGCAGTCAGGGAGCCCGTTCTTGTGACCTACCACCTGGCCTTTCCAAGCGGGGCAGTCCTGCATGGCACAGGCGGGAACCAGGCCCAGCTCCCATCTCTCCCCACCCCGGGCCACCACCCGGATCCCCGTGGCTTGGGTGAGCTGCCGGATTTCCTTAAGGAAGGCCAAGCGGGCCTCGGAGACCTCGCCCCGGTAGAGGTGTTGGTGGAGGGCCTCTAAGCCCACTTCCCCTAACCGGGTGAGGAGGGTGTAAAGGGTACTGGCGAAGAGGGGAGCGATGCGGGAAAGCGTTTCCAAAGAATCTTTGTGGTCCAGCTGCGGGTTGCGGGAGGCCAGATTCAGGACCCCGATAAGCCCTTGGGGAAGTTCAAGGGGGTAGCAGATATAGGTCTGGTAGCCCAGCTGTTTGACCTTTTGCCGTAAATAACGGCGGTCTTCCCCAAGGGTATGGGTGATCAGGGGTTCACGCCTTAAGGCCACGATACCGGGGTAGCCTTCGCCCAGCTGGAACCACGGTCTTTCCAAAAAGGCCTCGCGGTGGAGACCCTCATAAGCCGTCAGGATCAGGTGGCGTCCCTCGGGATCCGCCAGGAAGAGCTCGGCCGCTTCCATGTCCAGGGCTTGGCGCAAGGTACGGAGGAAGTCCTCGAGGGCCTGGGGCAACCCATCGGGGTTATGCAAGAGATGCCGCGTTAGACGGGAAAGTTCCAGAAGAAGGTCCGGGGGCTCGGCCCGCTCGGGGTAGAGTTCCACCAAAAACCCTTCCCTCTCCCGGTACCCCTGGCAGCGAAGACGCCGACCTTTAACCACCAAGGGGGTGCTGGCCCGGTAGGCTCCCCGTTTAAGTTCCCGCTGCACGGGGCACCGCGCGCAGAGGGGGCGGCCGAAGGGGTCTTGGCCTTGAACCAGGAGGGCGCAGGGGAGGCCACTTCCCTCCAGGCCTAAAGAGGGGTCGGCCCCGAGGGGCGTAGCCCTCCCTTCGGGGTCCAGCCGGATCCGGGCCAGGGGCTTCATCCTCCTTCAGTGTAGCTTCCTTTCCGCTAGGACATATGTCCCGAGCCCTGCCAGTGAACGCAAGGACCCCTTGCCATCCTGGTACGCGGAGGTGAGGATGACGGGCAAAAGCTTCTATCCCTTGGCCCTGCTCCTGCTCTTCTCCTGGGCGCTGGCCCAAGACGGAAAGGCCCTATACGGCCAGCATTGCGCGGCTTGCCACGGGCCGGAAGCCAAGGGGATCCCCGGGGCCATACCTCCTTTGGCGGGGAACCCCCGGGTCCAGGATGAGGCCTATGTGCTGAAGGTGGTGCGGGAAGGGCTTTCTGGCCCCCTGGAGGTAGGGGGGATGAGCTATAGCGGGGTCATGCCTCCCATGTCCCAGGTCTCCGAGGCCCAGGCCCGGGCCATAGCCCAGTATCTAAAGGGCTTATCCGGTGCCCAAGCTGAGGCCAGAGCGCCCGCGCCTCAGGTCCAGGGGGATCCCGCCTTAGGCCGGGCCCTGTACCTGGGAGAGAGGCCCTTGCAAAACGGCGGGGCCCCCTGCCAGGCCTGCCATACGGTGGCCGGGGTGGGCTTCCTGGGTGGAGGGTCCATGGGTAAGGACCTCACGGACGCGGCCAAGCGTTTGGGGGGTGAGGCGGGGCTTGCCGCCCTTTTGCAAAACCCCGCCTTCCCCGTGATGCGGGAGGCCTACAGGGGAAAGCCCTTGACCGAGGCCGAGGCCGCGGCCGTGGCCGCCTTCTTGGCGCAGGTGTCCAACGAGGTCCCCAGGCCTTTTTCCTCGTATCTGGGCCGGTTCTTGGTGGCGGGCCTAGTGGTGCTGGGGGTTCTTCTCCTCTACCAAGCCATCCTTTGGCAGCTCCGTCCCAAAAGCCTGGCGGAGCGCATCCAAAGCCAGCTTAGGAGGTAAACATGGACGGTTGGATCAAGGAAATTGAGAGCCCGGCGGAGAGGAAGTGGGAGGAGTTCTACCGCAACCGCTTCCAGCACGACAAGAGGGTGCGCACCACCCACGGGGTGAACTGCACCGGTTCCTGCTCCTGGGAGGTCTTCGTCAAGGACGGGGTGGTCACCTGGGAGCTCCAGGCCACGGATTACCCTAGCCTCGAGGCCGGCCTTCCCCCCTACGAGCCCCGGGGTTGCCAGCGGGGCATCAGCTTCAGCTGGTACCTCTATAGCCCCATCCGGGTGAAGTACCCCTACGCCAAAGGGGCCCTTCTGGACTTGTATCGGGAGGCCAAAAAGCAACACCCCGATCCTGTGGCCGCCTGGGAGGCCATCCAGGGCGACCCCCACAAACGCAAGCGCTACCAGAAGGCCCGGGGTAAAGGAGGCTTCAGGCGGGCCAGGTGGGATGAAGTGCTGGAGATCATCGCCGCCGCGGTGGTCTCCACGGTGAAGCGCTACGGGCCGGATAGGGTCATCGGCTTTTCCCCCATCCCCGCCATGAGCCAGATCTCCTATGCCGCGGGAAGCCGCTTCCTCTCCCTTTTGGGCGGGGTACCCTTAAGCTTCTACGACTGGTACTGCGACCTGCCCAACGCCTCGCCCGAGATCTGGGGGGAGCAGACCGACGTCCACGAGTCCGCCGACTGGTACAACGCCCGTTTCATCGCGGTGATGGGCTCCAACCTCAACATGACCCGCACCCCCGACACCCACTTCATCTCCGAGGTGCGCCACGCCGGGGCCAAGCTCACCGTCTTTAGCCCCGACTTCTCCCAGGTTGCCAAGTACGCCGACTGGTGGATCCCCATCAACCCCGGCCAGGACGGTGCCTTCTGGATGGCGGTGAACCACGTCCTCCTCAAGGAGTACTACGCGGAGCGGGAGGTGCCCTATTTCCTGGACTACCTGAAGCGCTACACCGATGCCCCCCTCTTGATTGAGATCCAAAACGGCCGCCCAGGGCGCTACCTCAGGGCGAACCGCCTTTCCGAATACGCCGAGGAGGAAAACGGGGATTTCAAGCTCCTCCTTTGGGATGAGGCCAAGGGCCCCAGGATGCCTGGGGGCACCATTGGCTTCCGCTGGCAGAAGGAGAAGGGCAAGTGGAACCTGAAGTTGGAAGACCCCAAGACGGGTGAGCCCCTAACTCCCCGCTTGAGCCTCCTAGGGGTGGAGGATGAGGTCCTCCTTCTGGAGTTCGACGACTTCTCCTCTGACCGGAAACTGAAGCGGGGCGTGCCCGTCAAGTACGTGGTCACCAAAGAGGGAGAAAAGGTGGCGGTGGCCACGGTCTTTGACCTCCTCATGGCCCAGTTCGGGGTGGGACGGGGCCTGCCTGGGGATTACCCCAAGGGCTACGAGGAGGACCTTCCCTACACCCCCGCCTGGCAGGAGAAGTGGACCGGGATCCACCGGGACACCCTCCTTAAGTACGCCCGTTCCTGGGCGGAAAACGGCCTCAAGACCCGGGGTAAGAACCTCATCATCGTGGGGGCCGGGGTCAACCACTGGTACCACAACAACCTCATGTACCGGGCGGGGATCGTGGCCCTGATGCTCACGGGAAGCGTGGGGGTAAACGGCGGAGGCCTGGCCCACTATGTGGGGCAGGAGAAGCTGGCCAACCAGGCTGCTTGGGGCCCCATCGCCTTCGCCACCGACTGGGGCTACCCCCCGAGGCAGCAGAACACCCCCAGCTTCCACTACGTTCACTCCGACCAGTGGCGCTACGAGAGGGGCTTCTCCACCTACGACAAGACGGCGGTGGGTTTAACGGACCATACCATTGACCACCAGGTGCGGGCGGTGCGCAAGGGGTGGCTTCCCTTCTTCCCCCAGTTCAACAGAAGCCCCTTGGAGGTGGTCAAAGAGGCCGAGGCCAGGGGGGCCAGGACCGAGGCGGAGATCGTCCAGTATGTGGTGGAGGCCCTTAAGCGGGGGGAGCTGAGGCTAGCCGTGGAGGACCCCGACGCTCCCGAGAACTGGCCTAGGGTCTGGTTCATCTGGCGGGGGAACGCCATCGGCACCAGCGCCAAGGGACACGAGTACTTCCTGAAGCACTACCTGGGCACCCACACCAACGCCGTTGCCGAGGAAAAGGCGGAAGGGCAAGTCCAGGAAGTGGTTTACCGCAAGCCGGCCCCCGAGGGGAAGCTGGACCTGGTGGTGGACCTCAACTTCCGCATGGACACCAGCGCCCTCTACTCCGATATCGTCCTCCCCGCCGCCACCTGGTACGAAAAGGACGACCTCAACACCACCGACCTCCACACCTTCATCAACCCCCTGCAGGCGGCGGTGCCCCCCTCCTGGGAGTCCAAGCCGGACTGGGAGATCTTTAAGGCCATCGCCAAGAAGGTTTCCGAACTGGCCCGGGTCCACCTGCCTACCCCGGTGAGGGACATCGTGATGATCCCCCTGCAGCACGACACCCCAGACGAGCTGGCCCAGACCGAGGACTGGGACTGGAAAAAGGGCGAGGTGGAGCCCATCCCCGGCAAGACCATGCCCAAGTTCCGGGTGGTGGAGCGGGACTACACCCAGCTTTACGAGAAGATGGTCACCCTGGGGCCGGTGGTGGAGAAGGTGGGGGTGGGAATGCACGGGCTTACCATCCCGGTGGAGGACTTCTACAAGGAGTTGGCGGAACGCCAGCCCAGGGTGTTCCAGGGGGAGAAGCGGCCGAGCCTCGAGGAAGCCCGCCAGGTGGCGGAGGCCATCCTCTTCTTGGACCCGGTTTCCAACGGGGAGCTGGCCTACAGGGCCTTTTCGGACGAGGAGAAGAAGACCGGGGTCAGGCTCACCGACCTGGCCGAGGGGAACCGCCACGTGCGCATTTCCTTCAAGGACCTTGTGGCCCAGCCTCGCCGTCAGCTCACCACCCCCACCTGGAGCGCCATCATCAACCAGGGGCGGGCCTATAGCCCCTACACCCTAAACGTGGAGCGCCTCGTCCCCTGGCGCACCCTCACCGGCAGGCAGCACTTCTACCTGGACCACCCCAACTACCTGGCCTTCGGCGAGCACCTGCCCACCTACAAGCCCAGGCCCGAAGTCCACATGCTCCAGGAAACGGAAAAGACCCTTAAGGAGGCCCAGGGCAAGCTCCTTAACTACATCACCCCCCACGGGAAGTGGTCCATCCACTCCACCTACTCGGAGAACCACCGCATGATGACCCTTTCCCGGGGCGGGTACCCGGTCTGGCTCAACGATAAGGATGCCGCGGAACTGGGCATTAGGGACAACGACTGGGTGGAGCTTTTCAACGACAACGGGGTCTTCGTGCAAAGGGCCATCGTTTCTGCCCGCATCCCCAGGGGAACGGTCTTCGTCTACCACGCCACCGAGCGCACGGTGGGCATCCCCAAAAGCCCCTTAAGGGGCAAGCGGGCCGGCATGAACAACTCCATCACCCGGGCCCGCCTCAAGCCCGTGCTGATGTCGGGCGGCTACGCCCAGTTCACCTACGCCTTCAACTACTGGGGGCCGGTGGGGGTGAACCGGGATACCTGGGTCTTCGTGCGCAAGCTGGAGCGGCCCCCGGAGTGGTGAAGGAGGAACGCCATGAAGGTTAGAACCCACATGTCCATGCTCTTCCACCTGGACAAGTGCATCGGCTGCCACACCTGCTCCATCGCCTGCAAGAACCTCTGGACCGACCGCAAGGGCGCGGAGTACATGTGGTGGAACAACGTGGAGACCCGGCCCGGTGCCGGCTACCCCACGGGTTGGGAGGACCAGGACCGCTTCAAGGGGGGCTGGGAGTATAAGGACGGCCACCTGGACCTTCGCCTGCACTCCCGCACCCAGGGGCTTTTCCGCCTTTTCTTCAACCCCGCCTTACCCTCCATAGACGACTACTACGACCCTTACACCTTCCGCTATAGCGACCTCTTCACCAGCCCAGAAGGGGAGGACCAGCCCACCGCGGTTCCCGTTTCCATGATCACCGGGGAGGTGATGACCCCCGCTTCCGGCCCCAACTGGGACGACGACCTGGGGGGAAGCCCCCTTTACGCCCAAAACGACCCTAACCTAAGGGGCTTGGACCCCGAGGTGCGGGCCCAGCTTTCCGAGATCGAGGGGGTGGTCTTCCAGTACCTGCCCCGCATCTGCAACCACTGCCTGAATCCGGCTTGCGTGGCCGCCTGCCCCACCGGGGCCATCTACAAGCGGGCGGAGGACGGGGTGGTCCTGGTCAACGAGAACAAGTGCAAGGCCTGGCGGATGTGCGTGGCCGCCTGCCCCTACAAGAAGGTCTACTACAACTGGGCTACCGGTAAAAGCGAAAAGTGCATCCTCTGCTTCCCCCGGTTGGAAACCGGCCAGGCCCCGGCCTGCGCCCACTCCTGCGTGGGGCGGATCCGCTACATGGGGGTCCTCCTCTACGATGCCGACCGCATCCCCGAGGCGGCCATGGTGCCCGACGACCGGCTGGTGGAGTCCCAGCTCTCCATCATCTTGGATCCCTTTGACCCTGAGGTCATCGCCGCTGCCAAGGCGGAAGGCATCGACGATGGGTGGATCAAAGCCGCGCAAAACTCCCCCATCTACAAGTTCGTGAAGATCTGGCGGCTCGCCTTCCCCTTGCACCCCGAGTACCGCACCCTGGCCATGATGTTCTACGTCCCACCCCTTTCCCCAGTGGTCTCCACCCTGGAGAAGGCCTTGAGGGCGGGCAAGGGGAGGGAGGGGCTGGTGCGGCTGGACATCCCGGAAACGGATCTGGACTTTGAGGTCTACGAAAACCTGGAAAAGGCCAGGATGCCGGTGAAGTACTTGGCGAACCTCTTCACAGCTGGCAACGAAAGCCTCATCGTGCCCGCCCTCAAGAAGATGCTGGCGGTGCGCATCCTGAA
The window above is part of the Thermus albus genome. Proteins encoded here:
- a CDS encoding hemerythrin domain-containing protein; translated protein: MVTLFQGKLLIRPGGRLRILDLEPGKEVSLEVKRGEDVLLAPLRGRLRLLFWRKAFELEAGEIARLYRGRLILKAPEGARALLITLGVSSETLAQDHKRLLTLLEALPSREAAEALARKLEEHIAKEETLYYPTLSPGKLKERLLEHRLLRELLAELLTTLKENRPTEGVVQRFKTALLAHSEAELAS
- a CDS encoding cupin domain-containing protein — its product is MAAGDFSFQPQYGKLVSYDKERFNAIPLGEGAHLKALLTAFLPGQFIPLHTPGVDLALLVLRGRGWLVVEEREIELAPGSVALVPKGTRRGIRATTKMVLFQVVAPPPKEADHAEVQRKLTKGVF
- a CDS encoding Crp/Fnr family transcriptional regulator yields the protein MDLKQVPLFRDLAYQDLEAIGQEAWARQLKRGEMLFLEGEPVHALFVVEKGLIKVYKLDPEGRKQVVLHLEGPGRVLAEVALFLDRPTYPASAEALEESQVLVIPKERFFQLVEARPPLARALIRYLARRQGQLLHLLDRLVFHEVRERLGEYLLERLQQEGQGFTLPTNPELAALLGTIPEAVSRNLGQLYRQGLIRLKGRQVEIPDPQALADLIK
- a CDS encoding GAF domain-containing protein, whose amino-acid sequence is MKPLARIRLDPEGRATPLGADPSLGLEGSGLPCALLVQGQDPFGRPLCARCPVQRELKRGAYRASTPLVVKGRRLRCQGYREREGFLVELYPERAEPPDLLLELSRLTRHLLHNPDGLPQALEDFLRTLRQALDMEAAELFLADPEGRHLILTAYEGLHREAFLERPWFQLGEGYPGIVALRREPLITHTLGEDRRYLRQKVKQLGYQTYICYPLELPQGLIGVLNLASRNPQLDHKDSLETLSRIAPLFASTLYTLLTRLGEVGLEALHQHLYRGEVSEARLAFLKEIRQLTQATGIRVVARGGERWELGLVPACAMQDCPAWKGQVVGHKNGLPDCPEAQGRPRTCLPLWARGEVVAMVTLFHAHPPKPATRPAAPALWFSRLATPFLFPSLFQEKAQAPELEIYALGQFRLRYRGKALTPKSFGRSGAFQLFKYLLANKDRALYMEDICETLWPELPPDRARQELYTQIYHIRKTLPGIVEREGDYYRLRLPEDRFLDFERFEELMRKADLEEGLSAFKTLRQALDLYKGPLFGDDPYGEWAEAERSYLQDRALSGLLRLGELAEALGYVEVAKEAYARALKLEPYLEEAQKRLSLLKG
- a CDS encoding c-type cytochrome; translation: MTGKSFYPLALLLLFSWALAQDGKALYGQHCAACHGPEAKGIPGAIPPLAGNPRVQDEAYVLKVVREGLSGPLEVGGMSYSGVMPPMSQVSEAQARAIAQYLKGLSGAQAEARAPAPQVQGDPALGRALYLGERPLQNGGAPCQACHTVAGVGFLGGGSMGKDLTDAAKRLGGEAGLAALLQNPAFPVMREAYRGKPLTEAEAAAVAAFLAQVSNEVPRPFSSYLGRFLVAGLVVLGVLLLYQAILWQLRPKSLAERIQSQLRR
- a CDS encoding nitrate reductase subunit alpha gives rise to the protein MDGWIKEIESPAERKWEEFYRNRFQHDKRVRTTHGVNCTGSCSWEVFVKDGVVTWELQATDYPSLEAGLPPYEPRGCQRGISFSWYLYSPIRVKYPYAKGALLDLYREAKKQHPDPVAAWEAIQGDPHKRKRYQKARGKGGFRRARWDEVLEIIAAAVVSTVKRYGPDRVIGFSPIPAMSQISYAAGSRFLSLLGGVPLSFYDWYCDLPNASPEIWGEQTDVHESADWYNARFIAVMGSNLNMTRTPDTHFISEVRHAGAKLTVFSPDFSQVAKYADWWIPINPGQDGAFWMAVNHVLLKEYYAEREVPYFLDYLKRYTDAPLLIEIQNGRPGRYLRANRLSEYAEEENGDFKLLLWDEAKGPRMPGGTIGFRWQKEKGKWNLKLEDPKTGEPLTPRLSLLGVEDEVLLLEFDDFSSDRKLKRGVPVKYVVTKEGEKVAVATVFDLLMAQFGVGRGLPGDYPKGYEEDLPYTPAWQEKWTGIHRDTLLKYARSWAENGLKTRGKNLIIVGAGVNHWYHNNLMYRAGIVALMLTGSVGVNGGGLAHYVGQEKLANQAAWGPIAFATDWGYPPRQQNTPSFHYVHSDQWRYERGFSTYDKTAVGLTDHTIDHQVRAVRKGWLPFFPQFNRSPLEVVKEAEARGARTEAEIVQYVVEALKRGELRLAVEDPDAPENWPRVWFIWRGNAIGTSAKGHEYFLKHYLGTHTNAVAEEKAEGQVQEVVYRKPAPEGKLDLVVDLNFRMDTSALYSDIVLPAATWYEKDDLNTTDLHTFINPLQAAVPPSWESKPDWEIFKAIAKKVSELARVHLPTPVRDIVMIPLQHDTPDELAQTEDWDWKKGEVEPIPGKTMPKFRVVERDYTQLYEKMVTLGPVVEKVGVGMHGLTIPVEDFYKELAERQPRVFQGEKRPSLEEARQVAEAILFLDPVSNGELAYRAFSDEEKKTGVRLTDLAEGNRHVRISFKDLVAQPRRQLTTPTWSAIINQGRAYSPYTLNVERLVPWRTLTGRQHFYLDHPNYLAFGEHLPTYKPRPEVHMLQETEKTLKEAQGKLLNYITPHGKWSIHSTYSENHRMMTLSRGGYPVWLNDKDAAELGIRDNDWVELFNDNGVFVQRAIVSARIPRGTVFVYHATERTVGIPKSPLRGKRAGMNNSITRARLKPVLMSGGYAQFTYAFNYWGPVGVNRDTWVFVRKLERPPEW
- the narH gene encoding nitrate reductase subunit beta, with the translated sequence MKVRTHMSMLFHLDKCIGCHTCSIACKNLWTDRKGAEYMWWNNVETRPGAGYPTGWEDQDRFKGGWEYKDGHLDLRLHSRTQGLFRLFFNPALPSIDDYYDPYTFRYSDLFTSPEGEDQPTAVPVSMITGEVMTPASGPNWDDDLGGSPLYAQNDPNLRGLDPEVRAQLSEIEGVVFQYLPRICNHCLNPACVAACPTGAIYKRAEDGVVLVNENKCKAWRMCVAACPYKKVYYNWATGKSEKCILCFPRLETGQAPACAHSCVGRIRYMGVLLYDADRIPEAAMVPDDRLVESQLSIILDPFDPEVIAAAKAEGIDDGWIKAAQNSPIYKFVKIWRLAFPLHPEYRTLAMMFYVPPLSPVVSTLEKALRAGKGREGLVRLDIPETDLDFEVYENLEKARMPVKYLANLFTAGNESLIVPALKKMLAVRILKRQESLEGGVTERAQKVLREAGLTLEEAEAIYRLTTLPTLEERFVLPPYHREMAAEVWKDPLAHKGETGFGYIQPPVRGE